One window from the genome of Candidatus Lernaella stagnicola encodes:
- a CDS encoding radical SAM protein, whose product MRIVLINPGDPDRRILGAYDRASEAFAPHGLAYLAAVLRADGHDIAAIDQFAARHTTAQLVDSIVREKPDFIGFSCLSPDYPALKKTTAALRSAGVTAPIVAGNLHATLFHEQIIAEQVADYVVRGEAELPIVELARSLAAGNTEPDIPGVSYAGHLAAELATPPDLDNLPFPAWDLFPLHLYLNPPLFRFQKTMLAVQTSRGCPYNCYFCCQNAMVPHVRRRQVEGVVDEIEANLDQHGVDFFWFSDAIFPLSKQYGHEIADEMIRRNLHRRVQWVTECRVDSADLELLRHLREAGLLMIIFGFEVGNQDVLDRIKPGATLAAARQVMKATRQVGIQSLGLYMIGLPGETEQSIRQTIDLAISLDTDFAKFNRAIPYPGSCFYTEMHDRLHNPDDYALYNPWLNAPDIEPLYVPENLTHRRLVRLQNLAMRRFYLRPRKILRLLLSRRVRMEHAWRGLRALLEGLRGRR is encoded by the coding sequence TTGAGAATTGTCTTGATCAATCCCGGCGATCCCGACCGGCGGATATTGGGAGCCTATGATCGCGCCTCGGAAGCGTTCGCCCCACACGGCCTCGCTTACCTGGCGGCGGTACTGCGGGCCGACGGCCACGATATCGCGGCGATCGACCAATTCGCGGCTCGTCACACCACCGCGCAACTGGTGGATTCCATCGTTCGGGAGAAACCCGATTTCATCGGCTTTTCCTGCCTCTCCCCGGATTACCCGGCGCTAAAAAAGACGACGGCCGCGCTACGGTCCGCCGGCGTCACCGCCCCGATTGTCGCGGGCAACCTCCACGCCACGCTGTTCCACGAGCAGATCATCGCCGAGCAAGTGGCGGATTATGTCGTTCGCGGTGAAGCCGAACTGCCGATCGTCGAACTGGCGCGGAGTCTTGCGGCTGGAAACACCGAGCCCGATATTCCCGGCGTAAGCTACGCGGGGCATTTGGCCGCGGAACTGGCCACGCCGCCCGATTTGGACAACCTGCCGTTTCCGGCGTGGGACCTGTTTCCCCTTCACCTGTACCTGAATCCGCCGCTGTTTCGTTTTCAAAAGACGATGTTGGCGGTGCAAACGTCCCGCGGCTGCCCTTACAACTGCTATTTTTGCTGCCAAAACGCCATGGTGCCGCATGTCCGCCGCCGGCAGGTGGAAGGCGTCGTCGACGAAATCGAGGCTAATCTCGACCAGCACGGCGTCGACTTCTTCTGGTTTTCCGACGCGATTTTCCCGCTGAGCAAACAATACGGCCACGAGATTGCCGACGAAATGATCCGCCGCAATCTGCATCGCCGCGTGCAGTGGGTCACCGAATGCCGGGTCGATTCGGCCGATCTGGAATTACTACGTCACCTGCGCGAAGCGGGCTTGTTGATGATCATCTTCGGATTCGAGGTCGGCAATCAGGATGTGCTGGACCGTATCAAGCCCGGCGCCACGCTGGCCGCGGCCAGGCAGGTGATGAAAGCTACTCGCCAAGTCGGCATCCAGAGCCTGGGCCTTTACATGATTGGCTTGCCCGGCGAAACGGAGCAGAGCATTCGGCAAACCATCGACCTGGCGATTTCGTTGGACACCGACTTTGCGAAGTTCAATCGCGCCATTCCCTATCCCGGTTCTTGTTTCTATACCGAAATGCACGACCGCCTGCACAATCCCGATGATTACGCGCTCTACAACCCTTGGTTGAACGCGCCGGACATCGAGCCGCTGTACGTTCCCGAAAACCTGACCCATCGCCGACTCGTCCGCTTGCAGAATTTGGCGATGCGCCGTTTTTATTTGCGACCGCGTAAGATCCTTCGCCTGCTATTATCCCGGCGCGTACGGATGGAGCATGCGTGGCGCGGTTTGCGCGCTTTGCTCGAAGGTCTGCGCGGGCGGCGCTAA
- a CDS encoding multiheme c-type cytochrome has translation MSKLVAVTLVMLTATVFAVAASKNLPVEKGAWSMERFVAPDVCGDCHSTIHGEWSTTLHAAALRDPVYQAIAKTLAAEAKTPAEKHEAELCIKCHAPLLYGAGVMTSAEQPFAMGEKKTNSHIACDFCHSVAGLNEIRNTGHLLDPGNGEEEPGNKRGPRNDGACEYHQCEFSELHTSSAFCGGCHQVRHVDYGTPLETTYTEWLAGPYSTDDPKTTVNCQDCHMRQAPGIPATGITARPDRPGNAADDGPQRPHVWRHRTVGGNVFVPPLLGDDGTAVQMATERLQHCAAIELQAGPWTTGDVATLRVRVKNTGAGHDIPTGVTELRQVWLEIKVIDAAGKLVFVSGEESKSGFLSKDTVLYHTAMGDATGEPTFNILKADRVLFDYRIPAAGYRDEEFRFAVPKATKRPFTVTARLRYRGLPQVIINLLGDAAPPVPVVDMTTEILTVR, from the coding sequence ATGTCCAAACTAGTCGCTGTAACTTTGGTTATGCTGACCGCCACGGTTTTCGCCGTGGCCGCTTCCAAAAACTTGCCGGTCGAAAAGGGTGCCTGGTCGATGGAACGCTTCGTCGCGCCGGATGTGTGCGGCGATTGTCACAGCACGATTCACGGTGAGTGGAGCACAACCTTGCACGCAGCTGCGCTCAGAGACCCCGTCTATCAAGCCATCGCCAAAACGCTGGCCGCCGAGGCGAAGACACCGGCCGAGAAACACGAAGCCGAGTTGTGCATCAAGTGTCATGCACCGTTGCTGTATGGCGCCGGCGTAATGACTTCCGCCGAGCAACCGTTTGCCATGGGCGAGAAGAAAACCAACAGCCACATCGCGTGTGATTTCTGCCATAGCGTCGCGGGCTTGAACGAAATTCGAAACACGGGACACCTGCTCGATCCGGGCAACGGCGAGGAAGAACCCGGCAACAAACGCGGGCCGCGCAATGACGGCGCGTGCGAGTATCACCAATGCGAGTTCTCTGAATTGCACACGTCGTCGGCCTTCTGCGGCGGCTGCCATCAAGTGCGGCACGTCGACTACGGCACGCCCCTGGAAACGACCTACACCGAATGGCTCGCCGGCCCCTATTCCACCGACGACCCGAAAACGACCGTTAACTGCCAGGACTGCCACATGCGTCAGGCACCCGGCATTCCCGCTACGGGCATCACGGCGCGGCCTGATCGGCCCGGTAACGCCGCCGACGACGGCCCGCAGCGTCCGCACGTCTGGCGTCACCGCACGGTCGGCGGCAACGTTTTCGTGCCACCGCTGCTGGGGGACGACGGCACGGCGGTCCAAATGGCGACCGAGCGCCTGCAACACTGCGCCGCCATCGAATTGCAGGCCGGACCGTGGACAACCGGCGACGTGGCGACGCTGCGGGTCCGCGTGAAAAACACGGGAGCCGGACACGATATTCCCACCGGCGTGACCGAGTTGCGGCAGGTTTGGCTGGAAATCAAGGTGATCGACGCGGCGGGCAAGCTCGTATTCGTTTCGGGTGAAGAGTCCAAAAGCGGTTTTCTATCGAAAGATACCGTCCTCTATCACACCGCGATGGGCGATGCGACGGGCGAACCGACCTTCAACATTCTCAAAGCCGATCGCGTCCTGTTCGATTACCGCATCCCGGCGGCGGGTTACCGCGATGAGGAATTCCGTTTCGCCGTCCCGAAAGCCACCAAGCGCCCCTTTACGGTGACGGCGCGGCTGCGCTATCGCGGGCTGCCCCAAGTGATCATCAATCTTTTGGGAGACGCCGCGCCGCCCGTGCCGGTTGTTGATATGACGACGGAGATACTGACGGTCAGATAA
- a CDS encoding formylglycine-generating enzyme family protein, whose amino-acid sequence MARKVASAFVRAAFVVFAATLLVVGGRASAGVVPDGMVRVPGGFFTMGAATLPGHLFSDEKPWPAKKPLDMDIRPFFLDRTEVTNGAYGQCVDAGACPPAKSLDKDNYNDPRQPVTGVTWEGARRYCEWRDKRLPREPEWELAARFGASGGDRAPLDDRAWHAGNAGDGPRAVATRAPDTLGLYDMLGNVWEWCDEWYTHPAVNWWPNLPLEFDRPELIVEGHYRALRGGSWHTDPRHVRPTLRLFWRPDRGVSQVGFRCAKDADE is encoded by the coding sequence ATGGCACGAAAAGTCGCTTCTGCATTCGTCCGCGCGGCCTTCGTTGTGTTCGCCGCAACGCTTTTGGTTGTCGGCGGCCGTGCTTCGGCGGGCGTCGTTCCCGACGGCATGGTGCGTGTTCCCGGTGGCTTTTTCACCATGGGGGCGGCCACCCTTCCCGGCCACTTGTTCAGCGACGAAAAGCCCTGGCCCGCCAAAAAACCGCTCGACATGGACATTCGACCTTTCTTTCTGGACCGCACCGAAGTGACCAACGGCGCGTACGGTCAATGCGTCGACGCCGGTGCGTGCCCGCCCGCGAAGAGCTTGGACAAAGATAATTACAACGACCCGCGTCAGCCGGTCACCGGCGTCACATGGGAAGGCGCGCGGCGATATTGTGAGTGGCGGGACAAACGCCTGCCGCGAGAACCCGAGTGGGAGCTCGCGGCGCGGTTTGGCGCCTCGGGCGGCGATCGCGCGCCGCTTGATGATCGTGCATGGCACGCGGGGAACGCGGGGGATGGTCCCCGGGCGGTGGCGACACGAGCGCCGGACACCCTGGGTCTCTACGACATGTTGGGCAACGTGTGGGAATGGTGCGACGAGTGGTATACGCATCCAGCGGTGAATTGGTGGCCGAACCTTCCGCTGGAATTCGACCGCCCGGAGTTGATCGTGGAAGGTCACTACCGCGCGTTACGCGGGGGCAGTTGGCACACGGACCCGCGCCACGTGCGGCCGACGCTGCGACTGTTCTGGCGCCCGGATCGCGGCGTTTCGCAGGTAGGTTTCCGCTGCGCCAAGGATGCCGATGAGTAG